The genome window CTGTTTTCTTAGCTTTTTCCAGTTTCTGTAATATTTTCACTCTCTCCTTCTTCAACTTTACCGGCACTGTATCCTTCATTTTAGCCGCCACAGTTCCAGCCCTGGGAGAATAGGGAAAAACATGGAGGTAAGTAAAAGGCAACTCGCTAAGCAAATGAAGCGTATTTTTAAACGCCTCTTCAGTTTCGGTGGGATAGCCAACAATAATATCCGCCCCAACAGTTATCCGGGGATTTAACTGCTTTATGGTCTTGGCCAGATATATTATCTCCTTTTGGCCATACGGACGCCCCATGCTTGCCAGTACCTGGTCATCCGCTGATTGCAGAGAAAGATGAAGGTGCTCACAAAGATTGTTTCCCTCATCCGCCAGCAGATTTATCATCGTTGGAGTGACTTCCTGGGGTTGCAACGAGCCCAGACGAACGCGCAGCCTCGATTCCTGCAGTAGCTGTTCAAGTAAAAAAGTAAGATCACACTCCGAATTCAGATCCTGACCATACTGTCCCAGATGTACGCCGGTCAGAACCAGTTCCCGATATCCGACATCAGCAATTGCCTTTGCTTCAGCGACAATTTCAGCAGTTTCCAAGCTCCTTGACCGGCCACGCAGGAAAGGAATGATGCAATAATGACAAAAAGCATTGCAACCGTCCTGTATTTTCAAAAAAGCCCGGCTACGCCCCATAAAGCTTCTGGCTTTAAGGGCGTCAACCGGCATACAGCCGGAAAAACCAAAATTTTCCGGCCCAACAACCTCTGGATCCAACTGTTCATTATCACTGATCCAGTGGGGAATGAAAGCCTTACCGGCATTACCGACAATCGCCGCCAGATTTTCTATGTTATCAGCAATCCCCGGATTAAACTGAGCATAGCAACCGGTCATAACAACCCGGGCTCCAGGATTATTTTTTATGGCTTTACGCACCTCCTGACGGCTCTGCATACCCGCCTTACTGGTAACCGCACAAGTATTAACAATAACAATATCAGCTGATCCATCATGAACTACCTGATAACCACGGCGCTCCATTTCCTCACCCAGAGCACAGGATTCATAATAGTTCAACTTGCAGCCCAGGGTAACGCATTTAACCTTCACCGGCTTATCACCCCTCCCACCAGCAGACAACCGTCCCGATAAAATGCCGCTCCCTGGCCGGGGGTGACAGCGAATTGAGGCTGATCATACACTACCCGAATCGTATCATAAGCTATCATTTCCACTGATGCCGGGGCCGGCTGGTGTCGATAGCGGATCTGGCACAACAGGCGCCTCGGACATTTTTCAGCCTTAATAAACCAGTTAAGTTTTTGCACCATAAAAGTCGTCCGGTAAAGATGGTGACGCTCGGCTACCACCAATTGATTTTTCATCTGCTCAATGGCATAAACATAAAGAGGCTCAGCATGGGCAATGCCCAGGCCCCGGCGCTGTCCAAGGGTATAATGATGGATGCCGCGGTGCATGCCGATAATCTCACCCGCCAGATTGACTATATTACCAGTTGCAGAAAGATTATCAGTCGAGACCGGACAACACAGGTCTGCATATGATCCATTTTTGACAAAACATAATTCCTGGCTTTCACGATAGCCATCCAGTGGATATCCAGCCTGGCGAGCCAGGTCCAGAA of Pseudomonadota bacterium contains these proteins:
- the mnmA gene encoding tRNA 2-thiouridine(34) synthase MnmA, translating into MSEKIAVGFSGGVDSVVAALLLRQEGYEVQLVSLDMGAIAPDLFRQRVMLAANALSLPVEIITVRELFKQQVIDYLTESYLDGVTPNPCIRCNARVKFALLWQAAETLNARWLATGHYVRLASWGNFQPVISQGEDETKDQSYFLQQVPGEWLAATKFPLGKLKKEKVLDLARQAGYPLDGYRESQELCFVKNGSYADLCCPVSTDNLSATGNIVNLAGEIIGMHRGIHHYTLGQRRGLGIAHAEPLYVYAIEQMKNQLVVAERHHLYRTTFMVQKLNWFIKAEKCPRRLLCQIRYRHQPAPASVEMIAYDTIRVVYDQPQFAVTPGQGAAFYRDGCLLVGGVISR
- the mtaB gene encoding tRNA (N(6)-L-threonylcarbamoyladenosine(37)-C(2))-methylthiotransferase MtaB; the protein is MKVKCVTLGCKLNYYESCALGEEMERRGYQVVHDGSADIVIVNTCAVTSKAGMQSRQEVRKAIKNNPGARVVMTGCYAQFNPGIADNIENLAAIVGNAGKAFIPHWISDNEQLDPEVVGPENFGFSGCMPVDALKARSFMGRSRAFLKIQDGCNAFCHYCIIPFLRGRSRSLETAEIVAEAKAIADVGYRELVLTGVHLGQYGQDLNSECDLTFLLEQLLQESRLRVRLGSLQPQEVTPTMINLLADEGNNLCEHLHLSLQSADDQVLASMGRPYGQKEIIYLAKTIKQLNPRITVGADIIVGYPTETEEAFKNTLHLLSELPFTYLHVFPYSPRAGTVAAKMKDTVPVKLKKERVKILQKLEKAKKTVSYNEYINQPLRVIMERVHKSKEASTSLSGHSRNYLNVSINDFINHEPSTLLNREIKVLPHAFDGLKLLAKIDRRS